GCGCTGCGCGAGCGTCGTCCCGCCCTGGCCGAGGGCGTCGACGATCGCCGGGTAGGACTCGGGCGAGACGGCGATCGCCACGTTGGCGAAGTTCTTCGCCGATGCGCGGACCATCGCGGGGCCGCCGATGTCGATCTGCTCGACGACAGCGTCGCCCTGCGCGCCGGAGGCGACGGTCTCGACGAAGGGGTAGAGGTTCACGACGACGAGCTCGAAGGGAAGGATGCCGAGTTCGCCGAGCTGGGTCTCGTGGTCCTCCAGGCGCAGGTCGGCCAGGAGGCCCGCGTGGACGCTCGGGTGGAGCGTCTTCACGCGACCGCCGAGGGACTCGGGGAAGCCCGTGACCTCGGAGACGTCCTTCACGTCGATGCCGGCGTCGCGCAGAAGCGCTGCGGAGCCGCCCGTCGAGACGATCTCGACGTCGGCTGCGGCAAGGGCCTGACCGAGCTCGAGCAGCCCGGTCTTGTCGCTCACCGAGACGAGCGCACGGCGGACGGGCACGACGTCGCGTGCACGGTAGAGGGAGGGGTCGATCTGCGGGCCGGCCATGCGGGAACTCCTCGAGTCGGGGGCGTTCGGGTGTCGGTTCAGGGGGTCAGTGCAAGCTCGCCGGTCGCGATGCGACGGACGACGTCGATGAGCAGTCGGCGTTCGACCGGCTTGATGCGCTCGTGGAGGGTGTGCTCGGTGTCGCCGGGCACGACGGGGACCCGTTCCTGGGCGAGGATCGGGCCGGTGTCGACGCCGTCGTCCACGACGATGACGCTCGCCCCGGTCTGCTCCGCGCCGGCGGCGAGTGCGTCGCGCACACCGTGCGCGCCGGGGAACTCGGGCAGGTACGCGGGGTGGGTGTTGATGAGGCGCGGCGCCCACGCCGCGACGACGGCCGCGGGCAGCAGCCGCATGAGCCCGCTCAGCACGACGAGGTCCGGCTTCCACACCTCGAGATGCGCGAGCAGTTCGTCGCCCCACGCCTCACGACTGTCGAACTCCTGGAACGGGACCATGAAGGTCGGGATGCCGTAGGTCTCGGCATGCGCGAAGCCGTCGGCCTGCCGATCGGCGCCGACGACGATCACGCGAGCGGGGAAATCGGGCTCGTTCGCGGCATCCAGAAGAGCACGCAGATTGGATCCCGTGCCCGAGATGAGAACGGCGACCGTGAGCACCGGGTCAGTCTAGCGGGGCGGTGGGGAACTCGTCGGGCGAGACCGTCCCGGCAGGCTCGCGACGCAGCTCGACCGGCGAGCTCGCGACTGGCGCGTCCCGGGTGAGGGACGGCTCCGCCGGCCGGGCGGGTTCCTCGCCGCGCGGCGACAGCAGCATGACTGCGGCGCCCACGGCGACCTCGACGGCGGCCACCAGCCCCACGAGCCAGGGCTCGGGGCCGACCTGCGCCAGCCTGCCGGGACCGATCGACCCCTGCGCCGCCCACGCGAGGACGGCGAGGAGCGCACCCGAGCCGACGGCGGTCACGCCGAGGGCGACGAGGCGCGGGCGGAGCGGCTCGGCATCCGTCTCCGAACCGATGAGCAGCGCTCCGCGCGCGACCATGCCCGCGAGCGCGCCGAGGCCGACCACGACGAGCGCCAGGAGCAACAGCCACGGCGACGTGGAATCGGGGATGACGCCCAGGACCGGGATGCCGGGCACGACCCCCAGGCTCGTGGCGGCCGGCGAGACCGCCGTTCCCGTCCCGATGGCGAAACCGGGCCCGATCGCGAATCCCGCGAACCACACGATGAGAGTGGGGAGGTAGAGGAGGCTGCCCAGAGCGAGCACCACGACACCCGGCAGGTCGGTCTGGGCCGCCTGGGTCAGCGCGATCACCTCACCGCCGCGGACGAAGAAGAGGACCGCGAGCACGACGGCTCCGAGTC
This DNA window, taken from Microbacterium sp. MM2322, encodes the following:
- the purN gene encoding phosphoribosylglycinamide formyltransferase — translated: MLTVAVLISGTGSNLRALLDAANEPDFPARVIVVGADRQADGFAHAETYGIPTFMVPFQEFDSREAWGDELLAHLEVWKPDLVVLSGLMRLLPAAVVAAWAPRLINTHPAYLPEFPGAHGVRDALAAGAEQTGASVIVVDDGVDTGPILAQERVPVVPGDTEHTLHERIKPVERRLLIDVVRRIATGELALTP
- a CDS encoding DUF6350 family protein translates to MNRLLVFLLAAVDALVAVAVGVGVVLAPVTLVWVFGVSGDADWAALWPAAATIWQLGHFAPVAVSLPAELVALGGLPSGGAEFTVSLAPTALAAFTAISAWRSGGRAARAGAWLTGVLGGTAAVAVVSTMIALTGRASVASVDLWAAIAGPALVFAVPALIGALVRAWNEGDDGIVDALTERIPDDVQNAVDAGARGVAITVAGIVGLGAVVLAVLFFVRGGEVIALTQAAQTDLPGVVVLALGSLLYLPTLIVWFAGFAIGPGFAIGTGTAVSPAATSLGVVPGIPVLGVIPDSTSPWLLLLALVVVGLGALAGMVARGALLIGSETDAEPLRPRLVALGVTAVGSGALLAVLAWAAQGSIGPGRLAQVGPEPWLVGLVAAVEVAVGAAVMLLSPRGEEPARPAEPSLTRDAPVASSPVELRREPAGTVSPDEFPTAPLD